The genomic region CCATGGGATTGGCCTATTTCATCTTCGGCGTGGCCTCCGGCTACCTGTACGCCCTGGCCGCGGCCGGGCTGGTGGGAGCGGGCATCGCCCTCTGGCATCCCACGGCCATGGCGTCCCTCTCCAGCCGCTTCCCGGAACATAGAGCCACGGCCTTCGCCGTGCACGGCATGGGAGCCACCGTCGGCGACACCCTGACGCCGGCGGTGGTAGGGCTCCTTTTCGTGCTGTATCCGTGGCGTCCCGTCATGACGCTGCAACTCCTTGTGGCGGTGCTGGTGGGCATTCCCCTGTGGCTGGGCTTGCGCGGAGTGTTTCGTACGCACGCCGCCGCGTCCGGTGCCGGAGGAGGCCAGGCGGCGGCTCTGGGAGAATTCCTGCGCAATCCGGCGTTCCTCGGTATGGCGTTGGCCAACGGCCTGATGAACACCGGCCGCGTGCTGGTAATGACGTTCTTCCCGCTCTACGTCATCGAAACACTCGGTTACACGTACAGGGGAGTGGGCAACTACTACGCGCTGCTGCACGCCATGGGCACGGTGTCCCAGCCGTTCCTCGGATACCTTTCGGACCGGCTGGGACGGAAGTGGGTGCTGGTGCCCGCGTTTCTCATGCTGGCGGTGCTTTACACGCTCGTACCCATGGCGGCTCCGGGCATCCCCCTGGGCATCGTGGTGACTCTCATCGGCCTGTTCTTCTACACCCTGACCAACGTCACCGCCGCCGCCATCGTGGACGTGGCCGGTTCCCGCATCCAGGCCACCTCGCTGGGGATCACTTTCCTGTCCAACAGCATGTTCACCTTGCCCGGACCGGTGATCGGCGGCTACCTGGTGGAGCACTACGGGATGGGCTCGGTGTTCTACCTGTGCGGCGCCCTGTTGCTGGCGGCCGCGGTGGTGATCACGCCGCTAAAGCTTTACCGAGGCTGGGGGCGGTGACCGGTCTGCTTCCATCGGTGTGTCCCGAGCCCGCGGGCGGGACCGGGACAAGGTGTGACGGGCACGAGTCATGACTTCCTGGCCGTCTCCGGCACGAGACATGGAACTCACGCGCGATGCGGTCCACGTGTGGCGTACGGCCGTCGAGGTCGCTCCGGCCCGTCTGGCTCCGTTCCGCGATGTCCTGGCTCCCGACGAGCGTGCGCGGGCGGCCCGGTTCCTCTACGAGGAGGACCGGCGGCGGTACACCGTGGCCCGCGGCGTGTTGCGGACCCTCCTGGGGCGTTACCTCGGCATGGATCCGGCGTCCCTCGAGTTTCGTTACGGCGCCCATGGCAAGCCGTCGCTGGGGGAAACCCCTGTTGGCCGCGACGTGCGTTTCAATCTGTCCCATTCCTATGGATTGGCCCTGCATGCCTTCACCGTGGGCCGGGAGGTCGGCGTCGACGTGGAGCGCATCCGCCCGAGCACCGACGTGACGGGAGTCGCGCGGCACTCCTTCTCGCCGGCGGAAGTCGATGCCCTG from Deltaproteobacteria bacterium harbors:
- a CDS encoding MFS transporter, with the translated sequence MERNTGLRAIGRDRLVLLGYVTGGHFAVHWFGQLFPLILEPLKVALRLSYVQVGALTTMRELTTGLVNLPAGLLGDRLARHRTAILSSALLAMGLAYFIFGVASGYLYALAAAGLVGAGIALWHPTAMASLSSRFPEHRATAFAVHGMGATVGDTLTPAVVGLLFVLYPWRPVMTLQLLVAVLVGIPLWLGLRGVFRTHAAASGAGGGQAAALGEFLRNPAFLGMALANGLMNTGRVLVMTFFPLYVIETLGYTYRGVGNYYALLHAMGTVSQPFLGYLSDRLGRKWVLVPAFLMLAVLYTLVPMAAPGIPLGIVVTLIGLFFYTLTNVTAAAIVDVAGSRIQATSLGITFLSNSMFTLPGPVIGGYLVEHYGMGSVFYLCGALLLAAAVVITPLKLYRGWGR
- a CDS encoding 4'-phosphopantetheinyl transferase superfamily protein; the encoded protein is MELTRDAVHVWRTAVEVAPARLAPFRDVLAPDERARAARFLYEEDRRRYTVARGVLRTLLGRYLGMDPASLEFRYGAHGKPSLGETPVGRDVRFNLSHSYGLALHAFTVGREVGVDVERIRPSTDVTGVARHSFSPAEVDALMDLPAGRRREAFFNCWTRKEAFIKAHGEGIALGLSRFDVTLRPGDPAELLRFDNDPAEAARWSMCALDVSEGYKAALAVEGEGWQLRCWEYPVDGVM